Proteins co-encoded in one Stenotrophomonas maltophilia genomic window:
- the recD gene encoding exodeoxyribonuclease V subunit alpha — MSLLKELHQKGLLRTLDHALATSLQRLREDTPESVALAAALASLAVSQGHAGFHPAQPQRLLEGVPEWPAAQDWLAQLRASPWVATPEQADAIAEDVPLVLENGLLYLRRYREYERQLASGLQRIGRHPLPAPDMSALAPLFARLFPQAAGHEDHQARAAGVTLRHPLALVTGGPGTGKTTTIARLLLLLAAQARQAGQPLPEVALAAPTGRAAERMAESLRVAVQRLQEQGLDPALCAALPSTGTTLHRLLGVIPDSPRFRHHADNPLPVDVVVVDEASMIDLPMMTKLVDAIASGTRLILLGDPDQLPSVEAGDVLSAILRASGDGIGTRADDAQALHGLLAPATLQPLAAPRPFAGRRVQLQRGYRQSDALDLAPLAHAVREGDSSTALQLLRGGSLAGVHFHEGEADPLRGQREHLLGHWRALAEAADPVLALQQAGRLRVLTALREGPQGARGLNSRIEQLLAGNTPGYFQGRLLLVTENSYRHRLFNGDIGICLRDGRGAMVAWFPGETVEQPRAFHPAALPAHESAFAMTVHKAQGSEFDEVWLQLPRQDSRVLSRELVYTGLTRARQVLHVAGSADVLQAALKRHASRLGGLAWRLGADDVAEAPAPIEQPTVQGQLF, encoded by the coding sequence ATGAGCCTGCTGAAGGAACTGCACCAGAAGGGCCTGCTGCGCACCCTCGACCACGCACTGGCGACCAGCCTGCAACGGCTGCGCGAGGACACGCCCGAGAGCGTGGCCTTGGCTGCGGCACTGGCCTCGCTGGCGGTGTCGCAGGGCCACGCCGGCTTCCATCCGGCGCAGCCGCAGCGGTTGCTGGAAGGCGTACCCGAGTGGCCTGCTGCGCAGGACTGGCTGGCACAGCTGCGTGCGTCGCCGTGGGTGGCGACACCCGAGCAGGCCGACGCCATCGCCGAGGACGTACCGCTGGTGCTGGAGAACGGCCTGCTGTACCTGCGCCGCTACCGCGAGTACGAACGCCAGCTGGCCTCCGGCCTGCAGCGCATCGGCCGCCATCCGCTGCCGGCACCGGACATGAGCGCACTGGCACCGCTGTTCGCGCGCCTGTTCCCGCAGGCAGCGGGCCATGAGGATCACCAGGCGCGCGCCGCCGGCGTGACCCTGCGTCATCCGCTGGCGCTGGTGACGGGCGGTCCCGGCACCGGCAAGACCACCACCATCGCGCGCCTGTTGCTGTTGCTGGCGGCACAGGCCCGGCAGGCGGGCCAACCGCTGCCCGAGGTGGCCTTGGCCGCACCCACCGGGCGCGCCGCCGAACGCATGGCCGAGAGTCTGCGCGTAGCCGTGCAACGTCTGCAGGAACAAGGACTGGACCCGGCGCTGTGCGCGGCATTGCCCAGTACCGGCACCACCCTGCATCGCCTGCTCGGGGTGATTCCCGATTCACCACGCTTCCGGCACCACGCCGACAATCCGCTGCCGGTGGATGTGGTGGTGGTCGACGAAGCCTCGATGATCGATCTGCCGATGATGACCAAGCTGGTCGACGCGATCGCCAGCGGCACCCGCCTGATTCTCCTTGGCGACCCAGACCAGCTGCCGTCGGTCGAGGCTGGTGATGTGCTCAGCGCGATCCTGCGCGCCAGCGGCGATGGCATCGGCACCCGCGCCGACGACGCGCAGGCGCTGCATGGCCTGCTGGCGCCGGCCACGCTGCAACCCCTGGCCGCACCACGCCCCTTCGCCGGTCGCCGCGTGCAGCTGCAACGCGGCTACCGGCAGAGCGATGCGCTGGACCTGGCGCCGCTGGCGCATGCCGTGCGCGAGGGCGACAGCAGCACCGCCTTGCAGCTGCTGCGTGGTGGGTCGCTGGCGGGCGTGCACTTCCACGAAGGTGAGGCCGATCCATTGCGCGGCCAGCGTGAGCATCTGCTCGGCCATTGGCGCGCGCTGGCCGAGGCGGCCGATCCGGTGCTTGCGCTGCAGCAGGCCGGGCGCCTGCGCGTGCTGACCGCATTGCGCGAAGGCCCGCAGGGGGCACGTGGCCTCAACAGCCGTATCGAACAGCTGCTGGCCGGCAATACCCCGGGCTACTTCCAGGGCCGCCTGCTGCTGGTCACCGAGAACAGCTATCGGCACCGCCTGTTCAACGGCGATATCGGCATCTGCCTGCGCGATGGCCGCGGCGCGATGGTGGCCTGGTTCCCCGGCGAGACCGTCGAGCAGCCGCGCGCCTTCCACCCGGCCGCGTTGCCCGCGCACGAAAGCGCGTTCGCGATGACGGTGCACAAGGCGCAGGGTTCGGAGTTCGATGAAGTGTGGTTGCAGCTGCCACGCCAGGACAGCCGCGTGCTGTCGCGCGAGCTGGTCTACACCGGCCTGACCCGCGCCCGCCAGGTGCTGCATGTGGCCGGCAGCGCCGACGTGTTGCAGGCTGCGTTGAAGCGCCACGCCAGCCGCCTCGGTGGTCTGGCCTGGCGGCTGGGTGCCGACGATGTGGCCGAAGCACCGGCACCCATCGAGCAACCCACGGTGCAGGGCCAGTTGTTCTGA
- a CDS encoding DUF3375 domain-containing protein codes for MKHRERISRYRHLREQPQWKLLAADHAPEIIGLLQGLLMDGERTLPSSVLNERLQRALDQLNGDELSRELPRTAQAYIAHWLAQGWLERRLPEGADQEQYELSTAALQAIRFADGLEQARVAATESRLALVIEQLSQLAAQTESDPDARLSALRDERDRIDAEIARVGAGRVIALDGKRALERARQIIGLADELTEDFRRVRDDFEQLNRDFRERIIDDEGERGDVLSQLFEGVDVIGESDAGRSFQAFWRLLNDAEQSAQLDAALEAVLARGFARRLDRNERNFLRGFTSTMLERGGQVHDVLQNFARSLRGFVQSRGYLEQRRLNQLLKQAQSEALALRDEFPAQRGIGRDLQLTTSRLRSWSQWKLHDPRSAQVDGNVEYNDAAAISLESVGDLVASSEIDFRTLRRDLHDLLDAQPRLSIAQALSQREAPQGLGSVIGYLSLGTRFGNVVAGEQELAQWRGGDGQIRRARIPLVWFTQERRHELA; via the coding sequence ATGAAGCATCGCGAACGCATCTCCCGTTACCGCCATCTGCGCGAGCAGCCCCAGTGGAAGCTGCTCGCCGCCGACCACGCCCCGGAAATCATCGGCCTGCTGCAAGGGCTGCTGATGGACGGCGAGCGCACGCTGCCGTCGTCGGTGCTCAACGAGCGCCTGCAACGCGCACTGGACCAGCTCAACGGCGATGAACTGTCGCGCGAGCTGCCGCGTACCGCGCAGGCCTATATCGCGCACTGGCTGGCCCAGGGCTGGCTGGAACGACGCCTGCCCGAAGGTGCCGACCAGGAGCAGTACGAGCTGTCCACCGCCGCACTGCAGGCGATCCGCTTCGCCGATGGCCTCGAGCAGGCCCGCGTAGCCGCCACCGAAAGCCGCTTGGCGCTGGTCATCGAACAGCTCTCGCAGCTGGCCGCGCAGACCGAATCCGATCCGGACGCACGCCTGTCGGCGCTGCGCGATGAGCGTGACCGCATCGACGCCGAGATCGCCCGCGTCGGCGCCGGCCGCGTGATCGCGCTGGATGGCAAGCGCGCGCTGGAACGTGCGCGCCAGATCATCGGCCTGGCCGACGAACTGACCGAAGACTTCCGCCGCGTGCGTGACGACTTCGAGCAGCTCAACCGCGATTTCCGCGAACGCATCATCGACGACGAAGGCGAACGCGGCGACGTGCTGTCGCAGCTGTTCGAAGGCGTGGACGTGATCGGTGAAAGCGACGCTGGCCGCAGCTTCCAGGCGTTCTGGCGGCTGCTCAACGACGCCGAGCAGAGCGCGCAGCTGGATGCTGCACTGGAAGCGGTGCTGGCGCGTGGCTTTGCCCGCCGCCTGGACCGCAACGAGCGCAACTTCCTGCGTGGGTTCACCAGCACCATGCTCGAGCGCGGTGGCCAGGTGCACGACGTGCTGCAGAACTTCGCGCGCAGCCTGCGCGGCTTCGTGCAGAGCCGTGGCTACCTGGAACAGCGCCGCCTCAACCAGCTGCTGAAGCAGGCACAGTCCGAAGCGCTGGCGCTGCGTGACGAGTTCCCCGCACAACGCGGCATCGGTCGCGACCTGCAGCTGACCACCAGCCGCCTGCGTTCGTGGTCGCAGTGGAAGCTGCACGATCCGCGCAGTGCCCAGGTCGATGGCAACGTCGAGTACAACGACGCGGCCGCGATCAGCCTGGAAAGCGTCGGCGATCTGGTGGCCTCGTCCGAAATCGACTTCCGCACCCTGCGCCGCGACCTGCACGACCTGCTCGATGCACAGCCGCGGCTCAGCATTGCCCAGGCCCTGTCGCAGCGCGAAGCGCCGCAGGGGCTCGGCAGTGTCATCGGCTACCTGTCGCTGGGCACGCGCTTCGGCAACGTAGTGGCCGGCGAGCAGGAGCTTGCGCAATGGCGTGGTGGCGACGGCCAGATCCGTCGCGCCCGCATCCCGCTGGTTTGGTTTACCCAGGAGAGACGCCATGAGCTGGCATGA
- the folE gene encoding GTP cyclohydrolase I FolE yields the protein MSKNNEKAAPQGDVTQDQAEDAVRTLLRWAGEDPSREGLLDTPRRVAEAYGDWFSGYRDDPRAYMERTFEEVAGYDELIVLRDIEYESHCEHHMAPIIGRVHVGYLPAGKVVGISKLARVVEAYARRFQVQEKMTAQIAQCIQDVLQPIGVGVVVEGAHECMTTRGIHKRGVSMVTSKMLGSFRDDARTRAEFLRFIEVGGKR from the coding sequence ATGAGCAAGAACAACGAAAAGGCCGCCCCGCAGGGCGACGTGACCCAGGACCAGGCCGAGGATGCGGTGCGCACCCTGCTGCGCTGGGCCGGTGAGGACCCGTCCCGCGAAGGCCTGCTGGATACCCCCCGCCGTGTCGCCGAAGCCTACGGCGACTGGTTCAGCGGTTACCGCGACGACCCGCGCGCCTACATGGAGCGGACCTTCGAGGAAGTGGCCGGCTATGACGAACTGATCGTCCTGCGTGACATCGAGTACGAAAGCCACTGCGAACACCACATGGCGCCGATCATCGGCCGCGTGCACGTCGGCTACCTGCCGGCCGGCAAGGTGGTGGGCATCAGCAAGCTGGCCCGCGTCGTCGAAGCCTATGCGCGCCGCTTCCAGGTGCAGGAGAAGATGACCGCGCAGATCGCCCAGTGCATCCAGGATGTGCTGCAGCCGATCGGCGTCGGCGTGGTCGTCGAAGGCGCCCATGAATGCATGACCACCCGCGGCATCCACAAGCGCGGCGTCAGCATGGTCACCTCCAAGATGCTGGGCAGCTTCCGCGACGACGCGCGCACCCGCGCCGAGTTCCTGCGCTTCATCGAAGTGGGCGGCAAGCGCTGA
- a CDS encoding MarR family winged helix-turn-helix transcriptional regulator translates to MDRPLDERTVLQMQLSSGLLYAGRQWQRLADSRLGSYGISTACTMPLLMIGRSGGGIRQVALAQQLGMEGPSLVRLLDKLCASDLVRRESDASDRRANLLWLTDAGQALVSELEDQLIGLRQDVFGELSMDELHAVLKAWRLLAEAADRIT, encoded by the coding sequence ATGGACCGACCCCTCGACGAGCGCACCGTGCTGCAGATGCAGCTCAGCTCCGGCCTGCTGTACGCAGGGCGGCAGTGGCAGCGCCTGGCCGACAGCCGGCTCGGCAGCTACGGCATCTCCACCGCCTGCACCATGCCGCTGCTGATGATCGGCCGCTCCGGCGGTGGCATCCGGCAGGTGGCGCTGGCCCAGCAGCTGGGCATGGAGGGGCCTTCCCTGGTGCGCCTGCTGGACAAACTGTGCGCCAGCGACCTGGTCCGCCGCGAAAGCGATGCCAGCGACCGCCGCGCCAACCTGTTGTGGCTGACCGACGCCGGCCAGGCGCTGGTCAGCGAGCTGGAAGACCAGTTGATCGGCCTGCGCCAGGACGTCTTCGGCGAACTGTCCATGGATGAACTGCACGCCGTGCTGAAGGCATGGCGCCTGCTGGCCGAGGCCGCCGACCGCATCACGTAA
- a CDS encoding efflux RND transporter periplasmic adaptor subunit: MNKIVKKALPVLLTSAAVIVALLVLRQLWVYYMDEPWTRDAHVGADVVQVAPDVSGLVETVDVADNQAVKKGDLLFVVDRARYRIALEQARASLAERQASVAQLRREIGRDRSLQDLVAAEDAEVRRAKLQAAQAALATAQAAVDLAELNLGRTEVRAPADGRVSDRTMRVGDYVVAGKPVLALLDTGSFRIDGYFEETRLRGVAPGQRVDIRLMGESAPLHGHVQSIAAGIEDRYRSNGSTLLPNVTPAFDWVRLAQRIPVRIAIDEVPKGVELIAGRTATVTVETNSAKHADKAGTTPTQAGL; the protein is encoded by the coding sequence GTGAACAAGATCGTGAAGAAAGCCCTTCCCGTACTGCTGACCAGCGCAGCGGTGATCGTCGCCCTGCTGGTGCTGCGCCAGCTGTGGGTCTATTACATGGATGAGCCGTGGACCCGCGACGCCCACGTTGGCGCCGATGTGGTGCAGGTGGCGCCGGACGTGTCCGGGCTGGTGGAAACGGTGGACGTGGCCGACAACCAGGCGGTGAAGAAGGGCGACCTGCTGTTCGTCGTCGACCGCGCCCGCTACCGCATCGCGCTGGAGCAGGCGCGGGCCAGCCTGGCCGAGCGCCAGGCCTCGGTGGCGCAGCTGCGCCGCGAGATCGGCCGCGACCGCAGCCTGCAGGATCTGGTGGCTGCCGAAGACGCCGAAGTGCGCCGCGCCAAGCTGCAGGCCGCACAGGCGGCGCTGGCTACCGCACAGGCCGCGGTCGATCTGGCCGAGCTCAATCTTGGCCGCACCGAAGTGCGCGCGCCGGCCGATGGCCGGGTCAGCGATCGCACGATGCGCGTGGGCGACTACGTGGTGGCCGGCAAGCCGGTGCTGGCACTGCTGGATACTGGTTCGTTCCGCATCGATGGCTACTTCGAGGAAACCCGCCTGCGCGGCGTGGCGCCGGGGCAGCGCGTGGACATCCGCCTGATGGGTGAATCGGCACCGCTGCACGGCCATGTCCAGAGCATCGCCGCCGGCATCGAGGACCGCTATCGCAGCAACGGCAGCACCCTGCTGCCGAACGTGACTCCGGCCTTCGACTGGGTGCGGCTGGCGCAACGCATTCCGGTGCGCATTGCCATCGATGAAGTGCCCAAGGGCGTGGAGCTGATCGCTGGCCGTACCGCCACCGTGACCGTCGAAACCAACAGCGCCAAGCACGCAGACAAGGCCGGCACCACGCCGACACAGGCGGGCCTGTGA
- a CDS encoding DUF4194 domain-containing protein: MSWHEDPIDASQADVAEDAYEAEPVATMAQPRRGNDVYYLGDTGRLPLDARRALCQLLIGPSIDQLRHAKLWPALIRSEAAIRSALADLFLELVLDRDSGVAFTRQADTEDVDAPVLLRTSPLTFIDSVLLLFLRQQLAEADARGNRAVVADAEMAEALAIYEKNLSTDRAGFNRRVASAVQKMKDNHILTRLSGQEDRHEVSPALKLLFSAEDVSQLSAVYRQLRETPAAEA, from the coding sequence ATGAGCTGGCATGAAGATCCCATCGACGCATCGCAGGCCGACGTGGCGGAAGACGCCTACGAGGCCGAGCCGGTGGCGACCATGGCGCAGCCCCGCCGTGGCAACGACGTGTACTACCTCGGCGATACCGGGCGGCTGCCGCTGGATGCGCGCCGCGCGCTGTGCCAGCTGCTGATCGGCCCCAGCATCGACCAGCTGCGCCACGCCAAGCTGTGGCCGGCGTTGATCCGCAGTGAAGCGGCGATCCGTTCGGCACTGGCCGACCTGTTCCTGGAACTGGTGCTCGACCGTGACAGTGGCGTGGCCTTCACCCGCCAGGCGGATACCGAAGACGTCGATGCGCCGGTGCTGCTGCGCACCTCGCCGCTGACCTTCATCGACTCGGTGCTGCTGCTGTTCCTGCGCCAGCAGCTGGCCGAGGCCGATGCGCGCGGCAACCGCGCGGTGGTCGCCGACGCGGAGATGGCCGAAGCGCTGGCCATCTACGAAAAGAACCTGTCCACCGACCGCGCCGGCTTCAACCGCCGCGTCGCCTCGGCCGTGCAGAAGATGAAGGACAACCACATCCTGACCCGCCTCAGCGGCCAGGAAGACCGCCACGAAGTCTCGCCGGCGCTGAAGCTGCTGTTCTCCGCCGAAGACGTGTCCCAGCTTTCGGCGGTCTACCGCCAGCTGCGCGAAACCCCGGCCGCCGAGGCCTGA
- a CDS encoding efflux transporter outer membrane subunit, which yields MNAALPRLGLIVALASLAACRTVGPDYALPEGSAFKRPEANAAFIDTQNPQVAANQALPDRWWSLYNDPVLDGLITQALRDNVELKAADAHLRRAAAVYEQALDAGGFEYEAEAGVSRAQLSAESFLQEHELPVINLADGKFAVSYQFDLFGKLKRGAEAARADEQSVAAARDLAQVSVVAQVADSYLEICHANHELHVAEHSLQLQQRSRTVTERLIAAGRGTPPELARANAQVALLEAALPPLRAQRSAAAYSLAALLGQTPGQLPAGVIDCARAPGLVQPLPVGDGRALLQRRPDVRQAERKLASATARIGVATAELYPDIRLGASVGAAGLLEDFGTPMTQQWSIGPLISWTLPSSGTHARIHAAEAGADAALAEFDHTVLQALRETQTALDRYAQDLRRLQSLRIAQEQAALAAEQNRRLYQGGRTPYLSSLDADRSLATSDATLAAAEAQVSRDQIHLFLVLGGGWQATVAPSAPATAQAPAK from the coding sequence GTGAACGCCGCCCTGCCCCGCCTGGGCCTGATCGTCGCGCTGGCCAGCCTGGCCGCCTGCAGGACCGTCGGCCCCGACTATGCCTTGCCGGAAGGCTCGGCATTCAAGCGCCCCGAAGCCAATGCCGCCTTCATCGATACGCAGAACCCGCAGGTCGCCGCCAACCAGGCGCTGCCCGACCGCTGGTGGTCGCTGTACAACGACCCCGTGCTGGACGGGCTGATCACCCAGGCGCTGCGTGACAACGTGGAACTGAAGGCCGCCGATGCGCACCTGCGCCGCGCCGCGGCCGTGTACGAGCAGGCGCTGGACGCCGGTGGCTTCGAGTACGAGGCCGAGGCCGGCGTCAGCCGTGCACAGCTGTCGGCCGAGTCGTTCCTGCAGGAGCACGAGCTGCCGGTGATCAACCTGGCCGACGGCAAGTTCGCGGTCAGCTACCAGTTCGACCTGTTCGGCAAGCTCAAGCGCGGCGCCGAAGCGGCGCGTGCCGACGAGCAGTCGGTGGCGGCGGCACGCGATCTGGCCCAGGTCAGCGTGGTCGCCCAGGTGGCCGACAGCTACCTGGAAATCTGCCACGCCAACCACGAACTGCACGTGGCCGAGCATTCGCTGCAACTGCAGCAGCGCAGCCGCACGGTTACCGAACGCCTGATTGCAGCCGGTCGCGGCACGCCGCCGGAACTGGCCCGCGCCAATGCGCAGGTGGCGCTGCTGGAGGCCGCGCTGCCGCCGCTGCGCGCGCAGCGTTCGGCGGCGGCCTATTCGCTGGCCGCGCTGCTCGGCCAGACCCCGGGCCAGCTGCCGGCCGGCGTGATCGACTGTGCACGCGCCCCCGGGCTGGTGCAGCCGCTACCGGTCGGTGATGGCCGCGCCCTGCTGCAGCGCCGCCCGGACGTGCGCCAGGCCGAACGCAAGCTGGCCTCGGCCACCGCGCGCATTGGCGTGGCCACCGCCGAGCTGTATCCGGACATCCGCCTCGGTGCCTCGGTCGGTGCCGCCGGCCTGCTGGAAGACTTCGGCACGCCGATGACCCAGCAGTGGTCGATCGGCCCGCTGATCTCGTGGACGCTGCCGTCGTCGGGCACGCACGCGCGCATCCACGCTGCCGAAGCCGGCGCCGATGCCGCGCTGGCCGAGTTCGATCACACCGTGCTGCAGGCGCTGCGCGAGACCCAGACCGCGCTGGACCGCTATGCGCAGGATCTGCGCCGCCTGCAGTCGCTGCGCATTGCGCAGGAGCAGGCCGCGCTGGCCGCCGAGCAGAACCGCCGGCTGTACCAGGGCGGCCGCACGCCCTACCTGTCCAGCCTGGATGCCGACCGCAGCCTGGCCACCAGCGACGCCACCCTGGCCGCTGCCGAAGCACAGGTCTCGCGCGACCAGATCCATCTGTTCCTGGTGCTGGGCGGCGGCTGGCAGGCAACGGTCGCCCCGTCGGCGCCGGCCACCGCACAGGCCCCGGCGAAGTAA
- a CDS encoding FUSC family protein, whose protein sequence is MNALTDRQAWLFSIKTYLAAVAALYIAMAGNLSRPYWAMGTVYIVSQPLLGPTRAKGVYRIVGTLVAGLATLLVLPALVETPLLLSAAMSIWLAGCLFMALLNRGPRGYAFLLAGYTTAFIGFPAVTSPETIFDTVVARSEEIILGTVVAVLFASLLFPASVRPMLRARIGNWMEDAAQWCRQILERGRAHAPRNRLAADLVQFEALIEFLRRDDPRHAGSAVSMERLRERMLLLLPVLSSIADRLSALRSDGQGLPEGLPALVDDIHDWLDGPTNASEYARLRARISALKPQVDRDLQHLQLASLLLRLEELVDLWQDCRTLQHAIDNGTAPLDRAHYRIRTERVAADKHVDYGMALFSALSAGVALMSYCVLWIALGWEGGGNGAMMAAVTAAFFAAQDDPAPSMVSFLVWAMVASVVAGVYLFGVFPAVHDFGLLALVLAVVFLPLGLMLHHPKSALFALPLTVNLAALLSLQNTYSANIQTFLNSSIAMFIGIGFAVVMTRLFRSVGAEWTARRLVRQGWTTLAEAAEGRGQQDRQRFAARMLDLLGLLAPRLAATPEGSDIASVDMLNEARIGLNILQLRRARLELPERSREAVEHILEDIAAHYRRQIAARKPMVAAEALRERLDTSLGRVGSVGACKARDEALMGLIGLRFALFPEAKALAPGLAMDMATQP, encoded by the coding sequence ATGAACGCGCTGACCGACCGCCAGGCCTGGCTGTTCTCGATCAAGACCTATCTGGCCGCGGTGGCCGCGCTGTACATCGCCATGGCCGGCAACCTGTCGCGCCCGTACTGGGCGATGGGCACGGTGTACATCGTCAGCCAGCCACTGCTGGGCCCAACCCGCGCCAAGGGCGTATACCGCATCGTCGGCACGCTGGTGGCCGGGCTGGCCACCCTGCTGGTACTGCCGGCGCTGGTGGAAACGCCGCTGCTGCTGAGCGCAGCGATGTCGATCTGGCTGGCCGGCTGCCTGTTCATGGCCCTGCTCAACCGCGGGCCGCGCGGCTACGCATTCCTGCTGGCCGGCTACACCACCGCCTTCATCGGCTTCCCGGCGGTGACCTCGCCGGAAACCATCTTCGACACGGTGGTGGCACGCAGCGAGGAGATCATCCTCGGCACGGTGGTGGCAGTGCTGTTTGCTTCGCTGCTGTTCCCGGCCTCGGTACGACCGATGCTGCGTGCACGCATCGGCAACTGGATGGAGGACGCCGCGCAGTGGTGCCGGCAGATCCTCGAACGTGGCCGCGCGCATGCGCCGCGCAACCGGCTGGCCGCCGACCTGGTGCAGTTCGAGGCACTGATCGAGTTCCTGCGCCGCGACGACCCGCGCCATGCCGGTTCGGCGGTGTCGATGGAGCGCCTGCGCGAGCGCATGCTGCTGCTGTTGCCGGTGCTGTCGTCGATTGCCGATCGCCTGAGCGCGCTGCGCAGCGACGGCCAGGGCCTGCCCGAGGGGCTGCCGGCACTGGTGGACGATATCCACGACTGGCTGGACGGGCCGACCAACGCCAGCGAGTACGCTCGCCTGCGCGCGCGCATCAGCGCACTGAAGCCGCAGGTGGACCGCGACCTGCAGCACCTGCAGCTGGCCAGCCTGCTGCTGCGCCTGGAGGAGCTGGTGGACCTGTGGCAGGACTGCCGCACCCTGCAGCACGCAATCGACAACGGCACTGCGCCGCTGGATCGCGCGCATTACCGCATCCGCACCGAACGGGTGGCCGCCGACAAGCACGTCGACTACGGCATGGCGCTGTTCTCCGCGCTCAGCGCCGGCGTGGCGCTGATGAGCTACTGCGTGCTGTGGATCGCACTCGGTTGGGAAGGTGGTGGCAACGGCGCGATGATGGCCGCGGTGACCGCCGCGTTCTTCGCCGCACAGGACGACCCGGCACCGAGCATGGTCTCGTTCCTGGTGTGGGCGATGGTCGCCTCGGTGGTGGCCGGCGTGTACCTGTTCGGCGTGTTCCCGGCGGTGCACGACTTCGGCCTGCTGGCGCTGGTGCTGGCGGTGGTGTTCCTGCCGCTGGGCCTGATGCTGCACCACCCGAAGAGCGCGCTGTTCGCACTGCCGTTGACGGTGAACCTGGCCGCGCTGCTGAGCCTGCAGAACACCTACAGCGCCAACATCCAGACCTTCCTCAACTCGTCCATCGCGATGTTCATCGGCATTGGTTTTGCTGTGGTGATGACCCGCCTGTTCCGTTCGGTGGGTGCCGAATGGACCGCGCGCCGGCTGGTGCGACAGGGCTGGACCACGTTGGCCGAGGCCGCCGAGGGCCGTGGCCAGCAGGACCGGCAGCGCTTCGCCGCACGCATGCTCGACCTGCTGGGCCTGCTCGCACCGCGCCTGGCGGCGACGCCGGAAGGCAGCGACATCGCCTCGGTGGACATGCTCAACGAGGCACGCATCGGCCTGAACATCCTGCAGTTGCGCCGCGCCCGTCTGGAGCTGCCCGAGCGCAGCCGCGAGGCGGTCGAGCACATCCTGGAGGACATCGCCGCGCACTACCGGCGGCAGATTGCCGCGCGCAAACCGATGGTGGCGGCCGAGGCGCTGCGCGAGCGGTTGGATACCTCGCTGGGCCGGGTTGGCAGCGTGGGCGCGTGCAAGGCCCGCGACGAGGCGCTGATGGGCCTGATCGGCCTGCGCTTTGCGCTGTTCCCGGAGGCGAAGGCGCTGGCGCCGGGGTTGGCAATGGACATGGCAACGCAGCCGTAG
- a CDS encoding DUF1656 domain-containing protein produces MPGEFSLHGVFVPTLLGLMVLAYLVNSGLHALLQRAGAYRHVWHPALFNLALYGIVLGLLFHLLRWMQS; encoded by the coding sequence ATGCCCGGTGAATTCAGTCTCCACGGAGTGTTCGTCCCGACCCTGCTCGGGTTGATGGTGTTGGCCTATCTGGTCAACAGCGGCCTGCACGCGCTGCTGCAGCGTGCCGGCGCCTACCGCCATGTATGGCACCCGGCGCTGTTCAACCTGGCGCTGTACGGGATCGTGCTTGGCCTGCTGTTCCACCTCCTGCGTTGGATGCAATCGTGA